One Triticum dicoccoides isolate Atlit2015 ecotype Zavitan chromosome 5B, WEW_v2.0, whole genome shotgun sequence genomic window carries:
- the LOC119309970 gene encoding protein ALP1-like, with product MDPSYCRRSKSEDEFALFVLPTLGEHSYSSRRPMHTSILTGARRVNEILNGHEDLCKRHFRMETDIFQALVQKLRENDRLVDGRDVSVEEQVAIFLYALSKNATNDTLADWFQHSGQTISYYFGEVLSAITELYSVYIRPPSLHPHPILSKEKFYPFFMDCINAIDGTHIPLKLPADEQEPYRNRKQTLSQNVMVACDFDLKFVHVHAGWEGSASDARVLQDALSHGFQVPPGKFYLVDAGYANTPQLLAPYRGTRYHLQEQGRARQRPRNYKELFNLRHAQLRNHIERIIGILKMRFPILRVASHYSVTKQIDISVASCVLHNFIRLHDGGFSWPENTTVEIDQEQFVDVPSGDHNYHNDIHAFNYSREAGNQK from the exons ATGGATCCTAGCTACTGTCGCAGATCAAAGAGTGAGGATGAGTTTGCTCTTTTTGTTCTTCCTACTTTAGGAGAACACTCATATTCCTCAAGGAGACCTATGCACACTTCAATACTCACAGGCGCACGGCGTGTAAATGAAATTTTAAATGGACATGAAGACCTATGCAAAAGGCACTTCAGAATGGAGACTGATATATTTCAAGCTTTGGTTCAGAAATTGCGCGAGAATGATCGCCTTGTTGATGGAAGAGATGTCTCAGTAGAAGAACAAGTGGCTATATTTTTGTATGCATTATCTaagaatgcaacaaatgatactTTGGCAGATTGGTTTCAGCATAGTGGACAAACAATCAGTTACTATTTTGGTGAAGTGCTCAGTGCAATTACTGAACTCTATTCTGTATACATACGTCCACCTTCCCTACACCCGCATCCAATCTTGAGTAAAGAAAAGTTCTACCCTTTCTTTATG GATTGCATCAACGCTATAGATGGTACACATATTCCATTGAAACTACCTGCTGATGAGCAAGAACCATATCGCAATAGGAAGCAAACATTGTCGCAAAATGTTATGGTAGCATGTGATTTTGATCTGAAGTTTGTGCATGTGCATGCTGGTTGGGAGGGATCGGCTTCAGATGCAAGAGTCCTACAGGATGCACTTAGCCATGGTTTTCAAGTACCCCCCGGAAAATTTTACCTTGTAGATGCTGGTTATGCAAACACACCACAACTTTTGGCTCCATATCGTGGTACTAGGTACCACTTACAAGAACAAGGAAGAGCTCGCCAAAGGCCAAGAAATTACAAGGAATTATTCAACCTACGACATGCACAACTCCGAAATCATATCGAGAGGATTATTGGTATACTAAAAATGAGATTTCCGATATTGAGAGTGGCTTCACATTACTCGGTGACCAAACAAATTGACATATCAGTTGCTAGTTGTGTGCTGCACAATTTCATACGTTTGCATGATGGAGGTTTTTCATGGCCTGAGAATACTACTGTGGAGATTGATCAAGAACAATTTGTTGATGTGCCAAGTGGAGACCACAACTATCACAATGATATACATGCTTTTAATTACTCCAGAGAAGCTGGGAATCAAAAATGA